One genomic window of Bacteroidota bacterium includes the following:
- a CDS encoding lysophospholipid acyltransferase family protein produces the protein MQHRLEYAAFQLFKWAILTLPLKSAQRLGGYVGSLAFYFIPSRRRVALENLRFAFPEMTESARMAIVKGAFRNYGITLVELLWFPHLTDAILRKLVTVRNPEVLAKGYSAGRGMVMLSGHFGNWELIALGVAHLTGIPFSIIVQTQANKFIDRVINRHRCLFGNSVIPMGMSVRGIIKMLSEGGVVAIAPDQSGPMEGVFVDFFGRSVATHQGPAAFALRNRAPLQMGFMIRKPDGTYEVILEEVRTDDLAEPTEENIIELTRRHTALLERYIRLYPDHWLWMHRRWKHTWESVHREQERVDESRS, from the coding sequence ATGCAGCACCGGTTGGAGTACGCCGCCTTCCAGCTCTTCAAGTGGGCAATCCTCACGTTGCCGCTCAAATCGGCCCAGCGTCTCGGCGGTTATGTCGGCAGCCTCGCATTCTACTTCATCCCTTCCCGGCGCCGCGTCGCCCTGGAAAACCTCCGGTTCGCGTTCCCGGAAATGACCGAGTCGGCCAGGATGGCCATCGTGAAAGGCGCGTTCCGGAATTACGGCATCACCCTCGTGGAGCTCCTCTGGTTTCCCCATCTTACGGACGCGATACTCCGTAAACTCGTCACCGTCAGAAATCCCGAAGTCCTCGCGAAAGGGTACTCCGCCGGAAGGGGCATGGTTATGCTCTCGGGGCATTTTGGAAACTGGGAGCTCATCGCCCTGGGTGTCGCGCATCTCACCGGAATTCCTTTCTCGATCATCGTTCAGACACAGGCAAACAAGTTCATCGACCGGGTGATCAACAGGCACCGCTGTCTCTTCGGAAACAGCGTGATCCCCATGGGGATGTCGGTGCGGGGGATCATTAAGATGTTGAGCGAAGGGGGGGTCGTCGCGATCGCACCCGACCAGAGCGGCCCGATGGAGGGTGTGTTTGTGGATTTCTTCGGCCGGAGCGTGGCCACGCACCAGGGTCCGGCGGCATTCGCGCTGCGCAACCGGGCGCCCCTCCAGATGGGCTTTATGATCCGGAAACCTGACGGGACGTACGAGGTGATTCTTGAGGAAGTACGCACCGATGACCTTGCGGAACCCACGGAGGAAAACATCATTGAGCTGACGCGGCGCCACACCGCTCTCCTCGAACGGTATATCCGACTTTACCCCGACCACTGGCTGTGGATGCACCGCCGATGGAAGCACACCTGGGAGAGCGTCCATCGCGAACAGGAGCGGGTGGATGAATCCCGCAGTTGA
- a CDS encoding GWxTD domain-containing protein, whose protein sequence is MRNTRFKTSHPANARQFGRLLFLVSLMILLGAALSDSQGTIRGRGSFQLDVDVARFYGDSTQTYVELYYDILENILAYKPDSGRFIGAVNIRLEVRKDSAIVTKKEWTVPHTIDDTSRLIAGQKLVGIEGFGLPSGSYSFSISAYDVADPSRRDSLTAPLPLPEFSRERESFSDVEFCTSIQQSTNKQSMYYKNTLEVVPNASRLYGIGLPIIYYYTELYNLIQGRSSADLDIHSAAIDAAGREVVSHDKPKSRLHNSSVEVGTLNISSLRGGTYIFRISLLDSAKNTLAFTAKKFFVYRPGVPADSNAQFAAMDVSTSEYVVMGDSALDREFACAKYVASDLEQQQYKTLTDVPAKRKFLFEFWRRRDIDPMTPTNEYKEEYFHRIDYAVRNLTVGQREGWKTDRGRVYIVYGPADEVERFPSSGESLPYEIWHYNNLQGGVIFVFVDRTGMGEYEQVHSTHRDELHDESWYDRYAQRMH, encoded by the coding sequence ATGCGAAATACCCGTTTTAAGACCTCCCACCCGGCAAATGCCCGGCAATTTGGCAGGTTGTTGTTCCTCGTCTCTCTCATGATTCTCCTCGGTGCCGCCCTCTCGGATTCCCAGGGGACGATCCGGGGAAGGGGATCCTTCCAACTCGATGTGGACGTCGCGCGATTCTACGGAGATTCGACGCAGACGTACGTCGAGCTCTATTACGACATCCTGGAGAACATTCTCGCCTACAAACCCGACTCGGGGAGATTCATCGGCGCGGTGAATATCAGGCTGGAAGTGCGCAAGGATTCGGCGATTGTCACAAAGAAGGAATGGACGGTTCCCCACACGATCGACGACACCTCGAGGCTCATCGCGGGCCAGAAGCTGGTCGGGATCGAGGGATTCGGCCTCCCCTCGGGGAGCTATAGCTTCTCGATTTCCGCCTACGACGTGGCCGATCCATCCAGGAGAGACAGCCTGACGGCTCCGCTTCCGCTCCCAGAGTTTTCCAGGGAAAGGGAATCCTTCAGCGATGTGGAGTTCTGCACTTCGATCCAGCAGTCGACCAACAAGCAATCGATGTATTACAAGAACACGCTCGAAGTCGTCCCGAACGCGAGCAGGCTGTACGGAATCGGACTTCCCATTATTTACTACTACACCGAGCTCTACAATCTCATCCAGGGCCGGAGTTCCGCGGACCTCGATATTCACTCGGCGGCCATCGATGCGGCGGGGAGGGAAGTCGTCTCGCACGACAAGCCGAAGTCGCGTCTCCATAATTCGAGCGTCGAGGTGGGGACGCTCAACATCTCTTCTCTCAGAGGCGGGACGTATATCTTCCGGATTTCCCTTCTCGATTCGGCCAAAAACACGCTCGCCTTTACCGCGAAGAAATTCTTTGTCTACCGGCCCGGTGTTCCGGCCGATAGCAACGCGCAATTCGCCGCAATGGACGTCTCCACGAGCGAGTATGTGGTGATGGGGGATTCGGCGCTCGACCGCGAATTCGCCTGCGCGAAATATGTCGCATCGGATCTTGAGCAACAACAGTACAAGACGCTGACGGACGTGCCCGCCAAGCGGAAGTTTCTCTTCGAATTCTGGCGCAGAAGAGATATTGACCCGATGACGCCCACGAACGAGTACAAGGAAGAGTATTTTCACCGCATCGACTATGCGGTCAGGAATCTCACGGTCGGTCAGCGTGAGGGATGGAAAACGGACAGGGGTCGCGTGTATATCGTCTATGGGCCTGCCGACGAGGTTGAGCGCTTTCCGAGCTCCGGGGAAAGCCTCCCCTACGAAATCTGGCACTACAACAACCTTCAGGGGGGTGTGATCTTCGTGTTCGTCGACCGGACGGGGATGGGGGAATACGAGCAGGTCCATTCCACGCACCGGGACGAACTCCACGACGAATCCTGGTACGACCGCTACGCGCAGCGGATGCATTGA